One genomic segment of [Phormidium] sp. ETS-05 includes these proteins:
- a CDS encoding Txe/YoeB family addiction module toxin: MKISFTEASWSDYLWLQANEQKLLKRVNLLIKDIIITPFDWIGKPEPLKGNLSGYWSRRINTEHRLV; encoded by the coding sequence ATGAAAATTAGTTTTACGGAAGCCTCTTGGTCAGACTATCTCTGGCTACAAGCAAACGAGCAAAAACTCTTAAAAAGGGTGAATTTACTAATTAAAGATATAATTATAACTCCATTTGATTGGATTGGCAAGCCTGAACCTCTCAAGGGTAATTTATCGGGATATTGGTCAAGGCGGATTAATACTGAACATCGTTTAGTCTAG
- a CDS encoding type II toxin-antitoxin system Phd/YefM family antitoxin — translation MKAITSNQAKQQLDEIIEQVILDVEPTILCSDRGQQAVLMSLDEFNSWQETIYLLSNPANAEHLLESIKQAKSGKKSVRELLDE, via the coding sequence ATGAAAGCAATTACCAGCAACCAAGCCAAGCAACAATTAGATGAAATCATCGAGCAAGTTATCCTTGATGTGGAACCAACCATTTTATGTAGCGATCGCGGTCAACAAGCTGTTTTAATGTCTTTAGATGAATTTAACTCTTGGCAAGAAACCATCTATTTATTATCAAATCCAGCCAATGCAGAACATCTATTAGAATCAATCAAACAGGCCAAATCCGGTAAAAAATCTGTGAGAGAATTGCTGGACGAATGA
- a CDS encoding DUF29 domain-containing protein, with protein sequence MNSQIKSQYEQDFYGWTQWQAKVLAKREVSELDWQNLQEELEALGRQEYRELVSRLTVLLGHLLKWEYQPENRSRSWFLTIREQRRAIKRHFYRNPSLKSRLVDALEDGFEAGVDLALRETNLPLRTFPEPCPYQFEEVMADTFICDTSKDWEQ encoded by the coding sequence ATGAATTCTCAAATAAAATCACAATACGAACAAGATTTTTATGGCTGGACACAGTGGCAAGCAAAGGTACTCGCAAAAAGAGAAGTATCAGAATTAGATTGGCAAAACTTACAGGAGGAGTTAGAAGCATTGGGGAGACAGGAATACCGAGAATTAGTCAGTCGTCTTACTGTCTTGTTAGGACATCTCCTCAAATGGGAATATCAGCCAGAAAACCGTTCTCGCAGTTGGTTTTTGACTATCAGAGAACAACGTCGGGCAATTAAGCGCCATTTTTATCGTAATCCTAGCTTAAAGTCTCGCCTAGTTGACGCTTTGGAAGATGGCTTTGAAGCAGGAGTTGATTTGGCACTCCGAGAAACCAACTTGCCATTGAGAACTTTTCCCGAACCATGTCCATATCAGTTTGAGGAAGTTATGGCTGATACTTTTATCTGTGATACTAGCAAAGATTGGGAACAGTAG
- a CDS encoding glycosyltransferase family 4 protein encodes MLQLLILSLLTFLLSLLTTGRLIQRFSQNLLDIPNDRSSHSQPTPRGGGLGFIIAFASISILTPILSSYFPKIFPANILQTTDLQLILNIWLILTPLAIIGFLDDKHNLPASIRYLVQLTAAGIALFCFGPFPQPWLTSFGLSGQIIAYTLSAIAITALINFYNFMDGLDGLVAGVTAVQLGFFALYLHQPLWWLLVAALLGFLWWNWSPAKIFMGDVGSTVLGAAVVIPMLNTDNPTPAWTAIAITLPLTADAIYTLVRRLMRRENIFKAHRSHLYQRLQQSGWSHRQVASTYISFTLLIALSILLWGVVGAGIGLALVVVGIVGGEVYLGRGAGERGSRGAGV; translated from the coding sequence ATGCTCCAACTCCTAATTCTATCTCTCCTCACCTTCCTCCTCAGCCTCCTGACCACCGGCAGGCTGATCCAACGCTTCAGCCAAAACCTCCTGGATATCCCGAACGATCGCAGTTCCCACAGCCAGCCCACCCCACGGGGCGGCGGCTTAGGCTTCATCATCGCCTTTGCCTCCATTAGCATACTTACCCCTATTTTGTCAAGTTATTTCCCCAAAATTTTTCCAGCTAATATATTACAGACAACAGATTTACAACTAATATTAAACATTTGGCTGATCCTCACGCCCCTAGCCATCATCGGCTTCCTGGACGACAAGCACAACCTCCCCGCCAGTATCCGCTACCTAGTCCAACTCACCGCAGCGGGTATAGCCCTCTTCTGTTTTGGCCCATTTCCGCAACCGTGGCTAACCAGTTTCGGACTTTCCGGACAAATCATCGCCTACACCCTCAGCGCGATCGCCATCACCGCCCTGATAAACTTCTACAACTTCATGGACGGTCTGGACGGCTTAGTAGCCGGAGTCACCGCAGTGCAACTGGGATTTTTCGCCCTCTACCTCCACCAACCCCTCTGGTGGCTGCTGGTGGCTGCCCTCCTGGGCTTCCTCTGGTGGAACTGGTCGCCAGCCAAAATCTTCATGGGGGATGTGGGCAGTACCGTCTTAGGGGCAGCGGTGGTTATCCCGATGCTAAATACTGACAACCCAACCCCAGCCTGGACAGCGATCGCCATCACCCTCCCTCTCACCGCAGACGCCATTTATACCCTGGTTCGCCGTCTGATGCGTAGAGAAAACATCTTCAAAGCCCACCGCAGCCATTTATATCAAAGATTGCAGCAATCCGGCTGGAGTCATAGACAAGTTGCCAGTACCTATATTAGCTTTACTCTGCTGATTGCCCTGAGCATTCTGCTGTGGGGAGTAGTGGGGGCTGGGATAGGTTTAGCCCTGGTGGTAGTGGGAATTGTCGGGGGAGAAGTGTATTTAGGCAGGGGAGCAGGGGAGCGGGGGAGCAGGGGAGCGGGGGTGTAG
- a CDS encoding DUF29 domain-containing protein, with the protein MIPDNLYEKDFYTWSCQQAQLLREKKFDQVDWHNVIEEISDLGRSEYRAFVSAIEQLTLHLLKWQYQKELRSPSWRHSIDKQRIQIERILEDNPGLQTLIQEAVIKGYKYGRKGASKETFLNEKVFPELCPYTWEELVDEDFFPEGHGEK; encoded by the coding sequence ATGATTCCAGATAATCTTTACGAGAAGGATTTTTATACTTGGTCTTGTCAACAGGCTCAATTACTGCGGGAAAAAAAATTTGACCAAGTGGATTGGCACAATGTTATTGAGGAGATTTCCGACTTGGGACGCAGTGAATATCGAGCTTTTGTATCGGCGATCGAACAGCTAACTTTACATTTGTTGAAATGGCAGTATCAGAAAGAACTTCGCTCCCCAAGTTGGCGACATTCTATTGATAAGCAAAGAATTCAAATAGAACGTATACTTGAGGATAATCCGGGTCTGCAAACTCTAATCCAAGAAGCAGTTATTAAGGGGTATAAGTATGGACGCAAAGGAGCGAGTAAAGAGACTTTTCTAAACGAGAAAGTTTTCCCTGAACTTTGCCCTTATACTTGGGAAGAGTTGGTAGATGAGGACTTTTTTCCCGAAGGACATGGTGAAAAGTGA
- a CDS encoding type II toxin-antitoxin system VapB family antitoxin: protein MNIKDPDVHAMTKELAQLTELSLTAAVKMAVERALIQARAQHHRPKFRSIERDLTEISLRCAALPDCDRRSMDEILGYDV, encoded by the coding sequence ATGAATATTAAAGACCCTGATGTTCATGCCATGACTAAGGAATTAGCCCAGCTAACTGAGCTGAGTCTGACCGCAGCGGTGAAGATGGCGGTTGAACGGGCTTTAATTCAAGCCAGAGCCCAACACCACCGGCCAAAGTTTCGTTCTATTGAACGGGATCTGACGGAGATTTCCTTGCGCTGTGCGGCTTTGCCAGATTGCGATCGCCGCAGTATGGATGAGATTCTCGGTTATGATGTGTAG